A genomic segment from Aegilops tauschii subsp. strangulata cultivar AL8/78 chromosome 1, Aet v6.0, whole genome shotgun sequence encodes:
- the LOC109772898 gene encoding uncharacterized protein: protein MEHAMPTMAAESEGATTDDDVHLSPTSVSSGGGGGGGGGPPSVRFKILCSFGGRIMPRPSDGALKYIGGDTRVLAVPRSIRFRDLKKKVEEMFKTDVAAIKYQLLSSDDLDVLVSVTCDEDLAHMLDEYDRFEAKRSPSASPRFRVYVFVPHQVSASSAAAAVAAPVSSSRHVSYARNQPHYHPHHHHLQPERERYVASVPGTPDGSPPYPDQPNGVASAGNSPRANIVEQAVFRGGMQRVRSSPNLGGLNAAPLPFHDHAGDSPGGLAGYMSGSPVHPGAGHMFSQGSYNPYRSPQPQYSPAPVPVPHHAGVAGRYDSRGGYARGGSYKAAPLAPALRSGRPVSRSGGAPYSEMQTPKKAATIWD, encoded by the exons ATGGAGCACGCGATGCCGACGATGGCCGCGGAGTCCGAGGGCGCGACCACCGACGACGACGTGCACCTCTCCCCGACCAGCGTCAgcagcggtggtggaggaggaggaggaggagggccccCCAGCGTCCGCTTCAAGATACTCTGCAGCTTCGGCGGCCGCATCATGCCCCGCCCGTCCGACGGCGCGCTCAAGTACATTGGCGGCGACACCCGCGTCCTCGCCGTGCCCCGCTCCATCCGCTTCCGCG ATTTGAAGAAGAAGGTGGAGGAGATGTTCAAGACGGATGTGGCGGCCATCAAGTACCAGCTGCTCTCCTCCGACGACCTCGACGTGCTCGTGTCCGTCACCTGCGACGAGGACCTGGCCCACATGCTCGACGAGTACGACCGGTTCGAGGCGAAGCGGTCGCCGTCCGCGTCGCCCCGTTTCCGCGTCTACGTCTTCGTGCCGCATCAGGTCTCCGCCtcgtcggccgccgccgccgtcgccgcccccgtctcCTCTTCGCGCCACGTCAGCTACGCCCGCAACCAGCCGCACTACCatccccaccaccaccacctccagccGGAGCGGGAGCGCTACGTGGCCTCGGTGCCCGGCACGCCTGACGGAAGCCCGCCGTACCCGGACCAGCCCAACGGTGTCGCCTCGGCGGGGAACTCCCCGCGCGCCAACATCGTGGAGCAGGCCGTGTTCCGCGGGGGGATGCAGCGCGTCCGGAGCTCGCCCAACCTCGGCGGCCTGAACGCGGCACCGCTACCCTTCCATGACCACGCCGGGGACAGCCCCGGAGGCCTGGCTGGATACATGAGCGGCTCGCCAGTGCACCCGGGCGCCGGCCACATGTTCTCGCAGGGCAGCTACAACCCCTACCGCAGCCCGCAGCCGCAGTACTctccagcgcccgtgcccgtgccgcACCACGCCGGCGTGGCCGGGAGGTACGACTCGCGCGGCGGTTACGCGCGGGGCGGCAGCTACAAGGCGGCGCCGCTGGCGCCAGCGCTCCGGTCTGGTCGGCCGGTCAGCAGGAGCGGCGGGGCGCCGTACAGCGAGATGCAGACGCCCAAGAAGGCGGCGACGATCTGGGACTGA